Genomic window (Planococcus sp. MSAK28401):
AGTCGCCGCTGACGGACGCGGCGCGGATTGAAACGATCGCTTATTTGAAAACCCACTTCGGAAGATGATTTCCGGGGAGGGTTTTTCTTTTGTTATTTCGACTGAATATTCAATTATTAATGGTTGGTTTCATGGCGATTGTGCTAAGGTGAAAGAAATGAATAGCCTGAATGAATAATCGATTCAAAAAGGAGCGGTTGCCATGAAACTGCAGTCTACACGAAGCCAGCAAAAACATTTATCGGTGGCGGTGTATAACGGGGGATTTGCGCTTGTGCGGGAGATGCGTTATTTAAAATCAGACGGACCAGTAGAGGAAGTGCAATTTTTGGACGTTGCCGAACGGGTGGAGACCGATTCGATTATTGTGAAAGGGCTCGATATCCTGGAGCAGAATTACGATTATGACCTGGTCAGCAAAGGGAAATTATTGGAACGCTATATCAACCGCAATGTCCATGTGCGGAACAGTGACACCGGGGAAGAGTGGGAGATGCGCCTGCTCAGCGTGTCGGAATGCATCATCGGCGAACGGGCCGATACGAAAGAAATCGTTATCGATCCGGCGGGGGAACTGATTCTCCCGGCATTGCCGGAAGGCTTATTGCTGAAGCCGGCACTGGTGTGGAAAATAGCGCCAGCAGCGGTGGACCAGGAAATCAGGGTATCGTATTTGACAAAAAGCCTGGAATGGCATGCCCATTACACATTGGAAATCAAAGACGACGGGTTCCAATTTGACGGCTGGATAAAAATTTTGAATCACAGCGGCGCGCATTACGAAAAGGCAGAGCTCGCTTTGGTGGCTGGGCATGTCCACCGGGAACAGGAAATGAAGAATGGTGATTCACCGATTTTGTATTCGCGTATGCAAGAGTCATTGATTACAGCGGAAGCTTTGCCAGACCGCCTCGTTTACAGGATCAACCGGCCGGTCACCGTCATGAACGAACAGCTCAA
Coding sequences:
- a CDS encoding DUF4139 domain-containing protein translates to MKLQSTRSQQKHLSVAVYNGGFALVREMRYLKSDGPVEEVQFLDVAERVETDSIIVKGLDILEQNYDYDLVSKGKLLERYINRNVHVRNSDTGEEWEMRLLSVSECIIGERADTKEIVIDPAGELILPALPEGLLLKPALVWKIAPAAVDQEIRVSYLTKSLEWHAHYTLEIKDDGFQFDGWIKILNHSGAHYEKAELALVAGHVHREQEMKNGDSPILYSRMQESLITAEALPDRLVYRINRPVTVMNEQLKQLLLFSAHGAQFKRAYQVRSGDTHADIQLEFPNSSENGLGMPLPEGVVKVYEAGDSGETFFTGEGRIEHTAPGKNLRVYIGKATDITSDSHEKLREKHGVHEYITYVYKLENEKTESIRLLVEHVIVEPIWEMESSSHDYERKSSSKVEFVLRIQPETTVELEFTYKVDKRREERGY